A part of Streptomyces sp. NBC_01497 genomic DNA contains:
- a CDS encoding sensor histidine kinase: protein MAGRLTRALLALLDWRSLRWRIAALVAVAACSVALAVGLLVHTSTLTRSMNDDGARALVALAGDVAAHRRSGGEEGLISPAVMPPQLAEQVRRHGGGTWYENDPPAAPRMWAASTDRGEVFVTYVDTTSDLLTRQALDRHMVKASLGVLAIVVPLSVLAAELPNRRLRRVAGVARRVADGDLGARNSPAARRRSRGDEITGLAASVDEMADSLRDRLEREQRFTADVAHELRTPLMGLVTSAELLPESEATDLVRSRVAVLRVLVEDLLEISRLDAGAEVADPVAVPLAEMVEESVARTGLDVRFTAAGAATVETDPRRVDRIIANLVINAHRHGAAPVEVGVVGATVVVRDHGPGYPATLLAHGPRRFRTGATERGHGHGLGLTVALGQAGVVGGSLDFANAPGGGALATLRLPERAAQDGPTHG, encoded by the coding sequence ATGGCCGGACGCTTGACCCGCGCGCTGCTCGCACTGCTCGACTGGCGCTCCCTGCGCTGGCGGATCGCGGCGCTCGTCGCCGTCGCCGCCTGCTCGGTCGCCCTGGCCGTGGGACTGCTGGTGCACACCAGCACACTGACGCGCTCCATGAACGACGACGGCGCCCGCGCCCTGGTGGCCCTCGCCGGCGACGTGGCCGCACACCGCAGGTCCGGCGGCGAGGAGGGGCTGATCAGCCCGGCGGTCATGCCGCCGCAGCTCGCCGAGCAGGTCCGGCGGCACGGCGGCGGTACGTGGTACGAGAACGACCCGCCGGCCGCCCCGCGCATGTGGGCGGCCTCCACCGACCGGGGCGAGGTGTTCGTCACGTACGTCGACACGACGTCCGACCTGCTGACCCGCCAGGCGCTCGACCGGCACATGGTGAAGGCGTCGCTGGGTGTCCTCGCGATCGTCGTACCGCTGTCCGTGCTGGCCGCCGAACTGCCCAACCGCAGGCTCCGCCGGGTGGCCGGGGTCGCGCGGCGGGTCGCGGACGGTGACCTCGGCGCGAGGAACTCCCCTGCCGCGAGGCGTCGTTCACGGGGCGACGAGATCACAGGCCTCGCGGCCTCCGTCGACGAGATGGCCGACAGCCTGCGGGACCGGCTGGAGCGGGAGCAGCGCTTCACCGCCGACGTGGCCCACGAACTGCGCACCCCGCTCATGGGCCTGGTGACCTCCGCCGAACTGCTGCCGGAGTCGGAGGCCACCGATCTGGTGCGGAGCAGGGTGGCGGTGCTCCGTGTCCTCGTGGAGGACCTGCTGGAGATCTCACGGCTCGACGCGGGCGCCGAGGTCGCGGACCCGGTGGCGGTGCCGCTGGCCGAGATGGTCGAGGAGTCGGTGGCCCGTACCGGACTCGACGTCAGGTTCACCGCCGCCGGCGCCGCGACGGTCGAGACGGATCCGCGACGGGTCGACCGGATCATCGCCAACCTCGTCATCAACGCCCACCGGCACGGCGCGGCCCCGGTGGAGGTCGGTGTGGTGGGGGCCACCGTCGTGGTGCGCGACCACGGTCCGGGGTATCCCGCGACGCTGCTCGCGCACGGACCGCGGCGTTTTCGTACCGGCGCGACGGAGCGGGGCCACGGCCACGGGCTCGGGCTGACCGTCGCACTCGGCCAGGCAGGGGTCGTCGGGGGGAGCCTCGACTTCGCGAACGCCCCCGGCGGCGGGGCGCTCGCCACCCTCCGGCTGCCGGAGCGCGCGGCCCAGGACGGCCCGACACACGGCTGA
- the cseB gene encoding two-component system response regulator CseB, which yields MAASADGGGSPAPVSILLVEDDEVIRRTVAMALERYGYRVTVAGDGLTGLELFREHGHDLLLLDIMLPHLDGIGLCRRIREFSLAPVLMMSARGDALDVVSGLEAGADDYVVKPVDTSVLVARIRSLLRRAVFSPGPGGSPQPDSAVTPAPLVFGDLTLDTAGLDVSRAGEPVALAPTELRLLLEFAAHPGIVLDRRTLLREVWDYGWDGDSRVVDLCVQRLRRKIGPDRIETVRGFGYKLRR from the coding sequence ATGGCCGCTTCAGCCGACGGTGGTGGCTCACCCGCCCCCGTCTCCATCCTGCTCGTCGAGGACGACGAGGTGATCCGCAGGACCGTGGCGATGGCGCTGGAGCGCTACGGCTACCGCGTCACCGTGGCGGGGGACGGCCTCACCGGCCTCGAACTGTTCCGCGAGCACGGGCACGACCTGCTGCTCCTGGACATCATGCTGCCCCACCTCGACGGCATCGGACTGTGCCGGCGGATACGCGAGTTCAGCCTGGCGCCCGTCCTGATGATGTCGGCGCGCGGCGACGCCCTCGACGTGGTGTCGGGGCTGGAGGCGGGGGCCGACGACTACGTGGTCAAACCCGTCGACACGTCGGTGCTCGTGGCCAGGATCCGGTCGCTGCTGCGGCGTGCCGTCTTCTCGCCGGGGCCCGGCGGGAGCCCGCAGCCGGACTCCGCCGTCACGCCCGCTCCGCTCGTCTTCGGCGACCTCACGCTCGACACGGCGGGCCTCGACGTGTCCAGGGCCGGGGAGCCCGTCGCGCTGGCACCCACCGAGCTGCGCCTGCTCCTGGAGTTCGCGGCGCACCCGGGCATCGTGCTGGACCGCCGGACGCTGCTGCGCGAGGTGTGGGACTACGGCTGGGACGGTGACAGCAGGGTCGTCGACCTGTGCGTCCAGCGGCTGCGCAGGAAGATCGGCCCGGACCGGATCGAGACGGTCCGCGGCTTCGGCTACAAGCTGCGGCGCTGA
- a CDS encoding M81 family metallopeptidase produces MTTATPARRLRIAIGGIGIESSTFCPHRSTADDFRQTRGQALLDRYTWTRPDCDLADLVEWVPLLHATALPGGPVEADSYLLLKDELVERIRSAGPLDGMVYDLHGAMSVMGLDDAEGDLTEAVRAALDFVGTPDDPEHGRPLASAAMDLHGNVSRRFAEPLDLLTAHRMAPHEDAWHTRERAARKLVERLRLPADQRRPHRAWVQVPVLLPGEKTSTRLEPAKGLYGRLPGIEAKPGIVDAAIWVGYAWADQARCRAAVVVSGDDAELAAAEAESLARQYWDARRDFVFVGPTGTAEDSIDRAVASDKRPFLLSDSGDNPTAGGAGDLAYMLGKLLEREEIASGKVTAVHPGIMDPAAVAACFEAGTGAEVTLGIGNKVDTTQGGPYLLTGTVTALQRAADKPDGAEGGAYDRGCDMAAITSGGLTVVVTERRKPFHTLADFMGPAEGGLGIDPRTFDLVVVKIGYLEPELYDMAADWLLALTPGGVDQDLLRLGHHKVARPLYPFDENAYEDGTGPDLTPVLL; encoded by the coding sequence ATGACGACCGCCACCCCTGCCCGCCGACTGCGCATAGCGATCGGCGGAATCGGCATCGAGTCCTCGACCTTCTGCCCGCACCGCTCCACTGCCGACGACTTCCGGCAGACCCGCGGGCAGGCCCTCCTCGACCGCTACACGTGGACACGGCCGGACTGCGACCTGGCGGACCTCGTGGAGTGGGTCCCGCTGCTGCACGCGACCGCGCTGCCCGGCGGTCCGGTCGAGGCCGACTCGTACCTGCTGCTCAAGGACGAACTCGTGGAGCGCATCCGCTCCGCGGGACCGCTCGACGGCATGGTCTACGACCTGCACGGCGCGATGAGCGTCATGGGCCTGGACGACGCGGAGGGCGACCTCACCGAGGCCGTGCGCGCCGCGCTGGACTTCGTCGGCACCCCCGACGACCCGGAGCACGGACGTCCGCTGGCCTCCGCCGCGATGGACCTGCACGGCAACGTCTCGCGCCGGTTCGCCGAACCGCTCGACCTGCTGACCGCGCACCGCATGGCGCCCCACGAGGACGCCTGGCACACCCGCGAGCGCGCCGCCCGCAAGCTCGTCGAGCGGCTCCGACTGCCCGCGGACCAGCGTCGTCCGCACCGCGCCTGGGTCCAGGTGCCGGTCCTGCTGCCCGGTGAGAAGACCAGCACCCGGCTGGAGCCCGCGAAGGGCCTGTACGGGCGGCTGCCCGGCATCGAGGCCAAGCCGGGCATCGTGGACGCGGCGATCTGGGTCGGCTACGCCTGGGCCGACCAGGCGCGCTGCCGCGCCGCCGTCGTGGTGAGCGGGGACGACGCGGAACTGGCGGCGGCCGAGGCCGAGTCGCTGGCCCGGCAGTACTGGGACGCGCGGCGCGACTTCGTGTTCGTGGGCCCCACCGGCACCGCCGAGGACTCCATCGACCGGGCCGTGGCGTCCGACAAGCGCCCGTTCCTCCTCTCCGACTCGGGCGACAACCCCACGGCGGGCGGCGCCGGCGACCTCGCGTACATGCTCGGGAAGCTGCTGGAGCGTGAGGAGATCGCCTCCGGGAAGGTGACGGCCGTCCATCCGGGGATCATGGACCCGGCCGCCGTGGCCGCCTGCTTCGAAGCCGGGACGGGCGCCGAGGTCACTCTCGGGATCGGCAACAAGGTCGACACCACGCAGGGCGGCCCGTACCTGCTGACCGGCACCGTGACCGCGCTCCAGCGCGCCGCGGACAAGCCCGACGGCGCCGAGGGGGGCGCCTACGACCGCGGCTGCGACATGGCGGCCATCACCTCCGGCGGTCTCACGGTCGTGGTCACCGAACGCCGCAAGCCCTTCCACACGCTGGCCGACTTCATGGGACCCGCCGAGGGCGGGCTCGGCATCGACCCGCGCACCTTCGACCTGGTGGTCGTGAAGATCGGCTACCTGGAGCCGGAGCTGTACGACATGGCCGCGGACTGGCTGCTCGCGCTGACGCCCGGCGGGGTCGACCAGGATCTGCTGCGGCTCGGGCACCACAAGGTGGCACGTCCGCTGTACCCGTTCGACGAGAACGCGTACGAGGACGGCACGGGCCCCGACCTCACACCGGTCCTGCTCTGA
- a CDS encoding ROK family transcriptional regulator translates to MTDSASTKDIIRMVSSGVASSRADLVRELGLAASTVSLRVQELVTSGLLTESGEGASRGGRRPRLLRVRQRDDVCVAADLGSHHARIGAVALDGMVMDVDDHRHDLAAGPEPAVEWLVEHLGTAAARQREAGRTVAGAGVAFPGPVDAQGRVQTPSRMPGWHRYPLADVLSKRLGMPVTVDNDATLMAVGEHLSARQDLRHLVVVKVGRGIGCGVISAGRPYRGANGAAGDISHVRVDAAEDRPCSCGNIGCLETVASGAALQRELALHGPTVDGTNDLLRLVADGDPYATTLVRAAGRHIGTVLSVVVNFFNPEAVVLGGALAVAEPLVASVRGVLYERCLPMATAGLEITTTVTGRDAGLLGAGLTVLHQALPHAPAD, encoded by the coding sequence ATGACGGACAGTGCCTCGACGAAGGACATCATCCGCATGGTGTCCTCCGGGGTGGCCTCCTCACGGGCCGACCTGGTGCGCGAACTTGGCCTTGCCGCGTCGACTGTCTCCCTGCGCGTCCAGGAGCTGGTGACGTCCGGGCTGCTCACCGAGTCCGGTGAGGGCGCCTCCCGCGGCGGCCGCCGTCCCCGGCTGCTGCGGGTACGCCAGCGCGACGACGTGTGCGTGGCCGCGGACCTCGGCTCCCACCACGCCCGGATCGGTGCGGTCGCGCTCGACGGCATGGTGATGGACGTGGACGACCACCGGCACGACCTCGCGGCAGGCCCGGAACCGGCGGTCGAGTGGCTGGTGGAGCATCTGGGCACCGCCGCCGCGCGGCAGCGTGAGGCCGGCCGTACCGTCGCCGGGGCCGGGGTGGCCTTCCCCGGTCCCGTGGACGCGCAGGGCCGCGTCCAGACCCCCTCGCGGATGCCGGGCTGGCACCGCTACCCGCTCGCCGACGTCCTCTCGAAGCGGCTCGGCATGCCGGTCACCGTCGACAACGACGCCACGCTGATGGCCGTCGGCGAGCACCTGAGCGCACGGCAGGACCTGCGGCATCTGGTGGTCGTCAAGGTGGGCCGCGGCATCGGCTGCGGTGTCATCTCCGCCGGGCGCCCCTACCGGGGCGCGAACGGCGCGGCGGGCGACATCAGCCATGTCCGGGTCGACGCCGCCGAGGACCGTCCCTGCTCGTGCGGCAACATCGGCTGCCTGGAGACGGTCGCGAGCGGCGCCGCGCTCCAGCGCGAACTGGCGCTCCACGGCCCGACCGTGGACGGCACCAACGACCTCCTGCGCCTGGTCGCCGACGGGGACCCGTACGCGACGACACTGGTACGGGCGGCGGGGCGGCACATCGGTACCGTGCTGAGCGTCGTCGTGAACTTCTTCAACCCCGAGGCCGTGGTGCTCGGCGGCGCGCTCGCCGTCGCGGAACCACTGGTCGCCTCGGTGCGGGGCGTGCTCTACGAGCGCTGCCTGCCGATGGCCACGGCCGGTCTGGAGATCACCACCACCGTCACCGGCCGGGACGCGGGGCTGCTCGGTGCCGGACTGACCGTCCTGCACCAGGCGCTGCCGCACGCACCGGCGGACTGA
- a CDS encoding peptide ABC transporter substrate-binding protein has protein sequence MRSGRSPARFRVIAAALAAALAVVLSGCTQQSGKIDMAPTGGTPVKGGTVTMALPPAAAPNWIFPIGPPGFSATYNSSLQELFFMPVYDAVQQGSDLVPTGPSTLGEKPVYSDGDKTVTVPLRTDIKWSDGTPVTARDIEFWFNMVKANKADWASYSVGTMPDDVKKFEVVDDHTVRLHLDRSYNPDWFTANQLTLMRALPQQAWDAKTDGGKIGDFDRTTAGAKAVFTRLTNHSKNLGSYGTDPLWQTVDGPWKISQWQDTGQVTIVPNPKYTGTQVPHLDKVVFKPFTTADSEYNVMRSGGVDYGYIPPSVLAQKSQFESRGYRISPWTGWAVSYIVYNFNSTHAGPEMSQLYIRQAMQHLVDQNGMSKVVWQGSAKPSLGPVPVSPKTQYLSPQMTRNPYPYDVAAARDLLTSHGWTDRGGHALCTRPGTGADECGAGIKKNAPLDLTLLSQSGSTETTNMMQVLKSSLSQAGIDLKVRQQPLNSVLGNSVACKATDPGCDWDMSFFGTAGSWYFPLNPSGEELFSTGASANFGNYSSPQADKLIHAVLYSSDQDAMHAYGEYLEQQLPVMWMPNPAYQVSVIRNDLRGVQQNPTATFSPQSWYYVKKGASK, from the coding sequence ATGCGCTCAGGGCGTTCACCCGCGCGGTTTCGCGTCATCGCCGCAGCGCTTGCCGCCGCGCTCGCCGTAGTGCTCTCCGGCTGCACGCAGCAGAGTGGCAAGATCGACATGGCCCCCACCGGGGGTACGCCCGTCAAGGGCGGCACCGTCACCATGGCGCTGCCGCCCGCCGCCGCACCGAACTGGATCTTCCCCATCGGGCCTCCCGGATTCAGTGCGACCTACAACTCCTCCTTGCAGGAGCTGTTCTTCATGCCGGTGTACGACGCCGTCCAGCAGGGCAGCGACCTGGTGCCCACCGGGCCGAGCACACTGGGCGAGAAGCCCGTCTACAGCGACGGGGACAAGACGGTGACGGTGCCGCTGCGCACCGACATCAAGTGGTCCGACGGCACACCGGTGACGGCCAGGGACATCGAGTTCTGGTTCAACATGGTCAAGGCGAACAAGGCCGACTGGGCTAGCTACTCGGTCGGCACCATGCCGGACGACGTGAAGAAGTTCGAGGTGGTCGACGACCACACCGTCCGGCTGCACCTCGACCGCTCGTACAACCCTGACTGGTTCACCGCCAACCAGCTCACCCTGATGAGGGCGCTGCCCCAGCAGGCATGGGACGCGAAGACCGACGGCGGGAAGATCGGCGACTTCGACCGCACCACCGCGGGCGCCAAGGCGGTGTTCACCCGTCTGACGAACCACTCGAAGAACCTCGGCTCGTACGGCACCGACCCGCTCTGGCAGACCGTGGACGGGCCCTGGAAGATATCCCAGTGGCAGGACACCGGCCAGGTCACCATCGTGCCCAACCCGAAGTACACCGGCACCCAGGTCCCGCATCTGGACAAGGTCGTCTTCAAGCCCTTCACCACCGCGGACTCCGAGTACAACGTGATGCGCTCCGGCGGTGTGGACTACGGCTACATACCGCCGTCCGTCCTCGCCCAGAAGTCGCAGTTCGAGAGCCGGGGCTACCGCATCTCCCCGTGGACCGGCTGGGCCGTCAGCTACATCGTCTACAACTTCAACTCCACCCACGCGGGGCCGGAGATGAGCCAGCTCTACATCCGCCAGGCCATGCAGCACCTGGTCGACCAGAACGGCATGAGCAAGGTCGTCTGGCAGGGCAGCGCGAAGCCCAGCCTCGGCCCGGTGCCCGTCTCCCCGAAGACGCAGTACCTCTCGCCGCAGATGACGCGGAACCCCTACCCGTACGACGTGGCCGCCGCGCGCGACCTCCTCACCTCGCACGGCTGGACGGACCGCGGCGGCCACGCGCTCTGCACCCGGCCCGGCACCGGCGCGGACGAGTGCGGCGCCGGCATCAAGAAGAACGCGCCCCTGGACCTCACCCTGCTCTCCCAGTCGGGCTCGACCGAGACGACGAACATGATGCAGGTGCTCAAGTCCTCGCTGAGCCAGGCCGGGATCGACCTGAAGGTGCGGCAGCAGCCGCTGAACTCGGTCCTCGGCAACTCGGTCGCCTGCAAGGCCACCGACCCGGGCTGCGACTGGGACATGTCGTTCTTCGGCACGGCGGGCAGCTGGTACTTCCCGCTCAACCCGAGCGGTGAGGAACTGTTCTCCACCGGCGCCTCCGCCAACTTCGGCAACTACTCCTCCCCGCAGGCGGACAAGCTGATCCACGCGGTCCTGTACTCCTCCGACCAGGACGCCATGCACGCCTACGGCGAGTACCTGGAACAGCAGCTCCCGGTGATGTGGATGCCGAACCCCGCCTACCAGGTGTCCGTCATCCGGAACGACCTGCGCGGCGTCCAGCAGAACCCGACCGCCACCTTCTCCCCGCAGAGCTGGTACTACGTCAAGAAGGGGGCCAGCAAGTGA
- a CDS encoding ABC transporter permease encodes MTGFLVKRLLQALVVLFLVTIIVFLLLHSLPGGPARAILGPKGTPQQIAHFNEVQGYNDPLPVQYGDYLVRLFHGDLGQSYKLNESVSSLLGQRLPKTLILTVLSTVLAVVIAVPLGLLQAVRRGKPVDYLMTALAFLAYATPVFFLGLIFIIVFSQAIPIFPAEAPQGTTIGSIFSGFSGMVLPIVTMAFGIIAMFSRYMRSATLDNLTEEYVRTAMAKGQSSRRILAKHVLRNALIPLVTLLGLYLPTLFSGALVVESMFNFPGMGLLFWNAAQGSDFPVLLGVTLVVGVATVIGSLVTDIVYALLDPRIRSVS; translated from the coding sequence GTGACCGGCTTTCTCGTCAAGCGCCTGCTCCAGGCACTGGTTGTCCTCTTCCTCGTCACGATCATCGTGTTCCTGCTGCTGCACTCCCTGCCGGGCGGCCCGGCGCGGGCCATCCTCGGCCCCAAGGGCACACCGCAGCAGATCGCCCACTTCAACGAGGTCCAGGGGTACAACGACCCGCTCCCCGTCCAGTACGGGGACTACCTCGTCCGCCTCTTCCACGGTGACCTCGGGCAGTCCTACAAGCTCAACGAGTCCGTCAGCTCCCTGCTCGGACAGCGGCTGCCCAAGACGCTGATCCTCACGGTCCTCTCGACCGTCCTCGCGGTGGTCATCGCCGTGCCGCTCGGCCTGCTCCAGGCCGTGCGCCGCGGCAAGCCGGTGGACTACCTGATGACCGCGCTCGCGTTCCTCGCGTACGCCACCCCGGTGTTCTTCCTCGGTCTGATCTTCATCATCGTCTTCAGCCAGGCGATTCCGATCTTCCCCGCCGAGGCCCCGCAGGGCACGACGATCGGCTCCATATTCAGTGGCTTCTCCGGCATGGTGCTGCCCATCGTCACCATGGCGTTCGGCATCATCGCGATGTTCAGCCGGTACATGCGCTCGGCGACCCTCGACAACCTCACCGAGGAGTACGTGCGCACCGCGATGGCCAAGGGCCAGTCCAGCCGCCGCATCCTCGCCAAGCACGTCCTGCGCAACGCGCTGATCCCGCTGGTCACCCTGCTCGGCCTGTACCTGCCGACGCTGTTCAGCGGCGCGCTCGTCGTCGAGTCCATGTTCAACTTCCCCGGAATGGGCCTGCTGTTCTGGAACGCGGCCCAGGGCAGCGACTTCCCCGTCCTGCTCGGTGTGACGCTCGTCGTCGGTGTCGCCACCGTCATCGGGTCCCTGGTGACCGACATCGTCTACGCCCTCCTCGACCCCCGCATCCGGAGCGTGTCATGA
- a CDS encoding ABC transporter permease, whose translation MSVISPAVAPGHEEAAQATPSLARRTVQVFTRNKLALAGVVVLVLLLLFCYVGPLVYHTDQVHTDLAQANLAPGASGHLLGTTDLGYDLIGRLMVAGQSSLEVGLAAGVLATVFGTVWGAVSGYFGGWVDAVMMRVTDAALAIPAMFLLVVVSAIITPSKIVLILIIAAVAWLSPARLVRGEALSLRDREYVQAMRMMGGGGARAVFRHIVPNAIGTVIVNATFQVADAILYVSYLAFLGLSIPPPATDWGSMLSSGITYTQNGYWWLIFPAGVAIVLVVGAFNFIGDGLRDAFEVRLQKK comes from the coding sequence ATGAGTGTGATCTCACCTGCCGTCGCCCCCGGGCACGAGGAGGCGGCCCAGGCCACGCCCTCGCTCGCCCGGCGCACCGTCCAGGTCTTCACCCGGAACAAGCTCGCGCTCGCCGGTGTCGTCGTCCTGGTGCTGCTCCTGCTGTTCTGTTACGTGGGACCGCTCGTCTACCACACCGACCAGGTCCACACCGATCTGGCGCAGGCCAATCTGGCACCCGGCGCGTCCGGCCACCTGCTCGGTACCACCGACCTCGGGTACGACCTGATAGGCCGGCTCATGGTGGCGGGCCAGTCCTCCCTCGAAGTGGGTCTCGCGGCCGGCGTCCTGGCGACGGTCTTCGGCACCGTCTGGGGCGCGGTCTCCGGCTACTTCGGCGGCTGGGTCGACGCCGTCATGATGCGCGTCACCGACGCGGCGCTCGCCATCCCGGCGATGTTCCTGCTCGTCGTGGTCTCCGCGATCATCACCCCCAGCAAGATCGTCCTGATCCTGATCATCGCGGCCGTCGCCTGGCTCTCACCCGCCCGCCTCGTGCGCGGCGAGGCACTGTCCCTGCGCGACCGCGAGTACGTCCAGGCCATGCGGATGATGGGCGGCGGCGGTGCACGAGCCGTGTTCCGCCACATCGTCCCGAACGCCATCGGCACGGTCATCGTCAACGCGACCTTCCAGGTGGCCGACGCGATCCTCTACGTCAGCTACCTCGCCTTCCTCGGCCTGTCCATACCGCCGCCCGCCACGGACTGGGGCTCGATGCTCTCCTCCGGCATCACGTACACCCAGAACGGCTACTGGTGGCTGATCTTCCCGGCCGGTGTCGCGATCGTTCTCGTCGTCGGCGCGTTCAACTTCATCGGCGACGGTCTGCGGGACGCCTTCGAAGTACGGCTGCAGAAGAAGTGA
- a CDS encoding ABC transporter ATP-binding protein, with product MSEPLLSVDDLHVEIASRDRTVHALDGVSLDLAPGEALGVVGESGSGKTMTALSVLGLLPSGGSITRGSVRFDGEDLVAGGERRLRDVRGNTIGVVFQDPLTSLNPTMTIGAQVAEPLLLHQDITKKEAWSRAQDMLGFVGMPQPAERMKNYPHQLSGGMRQRVAIAMALVCEPKLLIADEPTTALDVTTQHQILELTDDLRSRLGMAMILVTHDLGVIANRVDRVAVMYAGRIAESAGVRPLFRAPRHRYTEALFAALPEKAVLGATELRTIPGLPPNLAVPQHGCRFAARCAFASDVCRNEEPVLTGEEHAFACFHPVPLESADPLEDVVPGQERHTPAVRSGAPLLEITDLRKDFPLSGGPFSRSRGTVSAVGGVTLTVRKGETFGMVGESGCGKTTMGRMVAGLEDPTSGSITFEGQDLATMSRAQRRAHRRSIQLMFQDSTAAMDPRMRVGTILREPLVIQGVGDRAEQDRVVAELLDAVGLPRGAVDRYPHEFSGGQRQRLGLARALTLSPELIVADEPVSALDVSVQAQILNLMRELQRERELTYLFISHDLAVIRYLADTVGVMYLGKLVECGPAGEVYAHPLHPYTRGLLDTVNVPDPELIDTSRTPLGGETPSAANPPSGCRFRTRCPIAQDICAKVEPAATTPLGAGHQVACHFPLVEEPAAAAA from the coding sequence ATGAGCGAACCCCTGCTCAGCGTCGACGACCTGCACGTCGAGATCGCGAGCCGCGACCGGACCGTCCACGCACTCGACGGCGTCAGCCTCGACCTGGCGCCCGGCGAGGCCCTGGGTGTCGTCGGCGAGTCCGGCTCCGGCAAGACCATGACCGCACTCAGCGTCCTCGGCCTGCTGCCGAGCGGCGGCTCCATCACCCGTGGCAGCGTCCGCTTCGATGGCGAGGACCTCGTCGCGGGCGGCGAGAGGCGGCTGCGCGACGTGCGCGGCAACACCATCGGTGTCGTCTTCCAGGACCCGCTGACCTCGCTCAACCCCACCATGACGATCGGCGCTCAGGTGGCGGAGCCGCTGCTGCTGCACCAGGACATCACCAAGAAGGAAGCCTGGTCGCGCGCCCAGGACATGCTGGGCTTCGTCGGCATGCCGCAGCCCGCGGAGCGGATGAAGAACTATCCGCACCAGCTCTCCGGCGGCATGCGCCAGCGCGTCGCCATCGCGATGGCCCTGGTGTGCGAGCCCAAGCTGCTCATAGCCGACGAGCCGACCACCGCGCTCGACGTCACCACGCAGCACCAGATCCTGGAACTCACCGACGACCTGCGCTCGCGCCTCGGCATGGCGATGATCCTGGTCACCCACGACCTCGGTGTCATCGCCAACCGTGTCGACCGGGTCGCCGTCATGTACGCGGGCCGGATCGCCGAGAGCGCGGGCGTGCGGCCGTTGTTCCGTGCGCCCCGCCACCGCTACACGGAGGCGCTGTTCGCGGCGCTTCCCGAGAAGGCCGTCCTCGGCGCCACCGAGCTGCGGACCATCCCGGGGCTGCCGCCCAACCTCGCCGTCCCGCAGCACGGCTGCCGGTTCGCGGCGCGGTGCGCCTTCGCGAGTGACGTCTGCCGGAACGAGGAGCCCGTACTCACCGGCGAGGAGCATGCCTTCGCCTGCTTCCATCCGGTGCCGCTGGAGTCGGCGGACCCGTTGGAGGACGTGGTGCCGGGCCAGGAGCGGCACACGCCGGCCGTGCGCTCCGGCGCGCCGCTGCTGGAGATCACCGACCTGCGCAAGGACTTCCCGCTCAGCGGCGGTCCCTTCTCGCGCAGTCGCGGCACGGTCAGCGCGGTCGGCGGGGTGACGCTCACCGTCCGTAAGGGTGAGACCTTCGGCATGGTGGGCGAGTCCGGCTGCGGCAAGACCACCATGGGCCGCATGGTCGCCGGTCTTGAGGACCCCACCTCGGGCTCCATCACCTTCGAGGGCCAGGACCTGGCGACGATGAGCCGGGCGCAGCGCCGCGCCCACCGCCGCAGCATCCAGCTGATGTTCCAGGACTCCACGGCCGCGATGGACCCGCGCATGCGCGTCGGCACGATCCTGCGCGAGCCGCTCGTCATCCAGGGCGTCGGCGACCGTGCCGAGCAGGACCGCGTCGTCGCAGAACTGCTGGACGCGGTCGGTCTGCCGCGCGGCGCCGTGGACCGCTACCCGCACGAGTTCTCCGGCGGTCAGCGCCAGCGGCTCGGTCTCGCCCGCGCCCTGACGCTCTCGCCCGAGCTGATCGTCGCCGACGAGCCGGTCTCCGCTCTCGACGTCTCCGTACAGGCCCAGATCCTCAACCTGATGCGGGAGTTGCAGCGCGAGCGCGAGCTGACGTACCTGTTCATCTCGCACGACCTCGCCGTGATCCGCTATCTCGCCGACACCGTCGGCGTGATGTACCTCGGCAAGCTCGTCGAGTGCGGGCCGGCCGGCGAGGTGTACGCGCATCCGCTGCACCCCTACACACGCGGCCTGCTCGACACGGTCAACGTGCCGGACCCGGAGCTGATCGACACCAGCAGGACACCGCTCGGCGGCGAGACGCCGTCCGCGGCGAACCCGCCGTCCGGCTGCCGCTTCCGCACCCGCTGCCCGATCGCGCAGGACATCTGCGCGAAGGTGGAGCCCGCCGCCACCACGCCGCTCGGCGCGGGGCACCAGGTGGCGTGCCACTTCCCGCTGGTCGAGGAGCCGGCTGCGGCAGCCGCCTGA